One Helicoverpa armigera isolate CAAS_96S chromosome 12, ASM3070526v1, whole genome shotgun sequence DNA window includes the following coding sequences:
- the LOC110384030 gene encoding uncharacterized protein LOC110384030 isoform X2, which translates to MLNRIVFCCLFFVLVCAQTTEDEDKCVEINCVGEEYDCIDGTCYCAKGYVPNHYHNKCIRCPGLGEKCLGPCCNAYGNGSLQCWQGICQPCYDNLGKWTCSTQVIMGAALILGIIATFVLLYKLCAATDLRAFGPGYNGDGRLSIGSLQLYVEERLRDAPPRYSRTPVAGSATYPAVAFLNAGFIHDSSIPPPPYTPEDKPEENRNTVNHI; encoded by the exons ATGTTGAACCGGATCGttttttgctgtttattttttgtgttagtgTGTGCTCAGACAACTGAAGACGAAG ACAAATGTGTAGAAATCAACTGCGTTGGAGAAGAATACGACTGCATTGACGGCACGTGCTATTGCGCTAAAGGATACGTACCTAATCACTATCACAACAAATGTATAAGATGTCCTG GCTTAGGGGAGAAGTGTTTGGGTCCTTGTTGCAACGCGTACGGCAACGGGAGCCTGCAGTGTTGGCAGGGGATTTGCCAGCCTTGCTACGATAACCTCGGTAAATGGACTTGCAG TACTCAGGTGATAATGGGAGCAGCGCTGATCCTCGGGATTATAGCCACGTTCGTACTACTCTACAAACTTTGTGCGGCTACGGATTTGAG AGCCTTCGGCCCAGGGTACAACGGTGACGGCCGTCTGTCTATTGGAAGTCTACAGTTGTACGTAGAAGAAAGGTTACGAGACGCCCCACCAAG ATATTCACGAACGCCAGTAGCAGGCTCTGCAACGTACCCTGCCGTAGCATTTCTCAATGCTGGATTT ATCCACGACAGCAGTATTCCGCCTCCCCCCTACACGCCAGAAGACAAACCAGAAGAGAATCGAAACACAGTAAACCATATATGA
- the LOC110384030 gene encoding uncharacterized protein LOC110384030 isoform X1, which translates to MLNRIVFCCLFFVLVCAQTTEDEDKCVEINCVGEEYDCIDGTCYCAKGYVPNHYHNKCIRCPGLGEKCLGPCCNAYGNGSLQCWQGICQPCYDNLGKWTCRESLEQILLISSTQVIMGAALILGIIATFVLLYKLCAATDLRAFGPGYNGDGRLSIGSLQLYVEERLRDAPPRYSRTPVAGSATYPAVAFLNAGFIHDSSIPPPPYTPEDKPEENRNTVNHI; encoded by the exons ATGTTGAACCGGATCGttttttgctgtttattttttgtgttagtgTGTGCTCAGACAACTGAAGACGAAG ACAAATGTGTAGAAATCAACTGCGTTGGAGAAGAATACGACTGCATTGACGGCACGTGCTATTGCGCTAAAGGATACGTACCTAATCACTATCACAACAAATGTATAAGATGTCCTG GCTTAGGGGAGAAGTGTTTGGGTCCTTGTTGCAACGCGTACGGCAACGGGAGCCTGCAGTGTTGGCAGGGGATTTGCCAGCCTTGCTACGATAACCTCGGTAAATGGACTTGCAG GGAATCGCTAGAACAAATTCTTCTGATTTCCAGTACTCAGGTGATAATGGGAGCAGCGCTGATCCTCGGGATTATAGCCACGTTCGTACTACTCTACAAACTTTGTGCGGCTACGGATTTGAG AGCCTTCGGCCCAGGGTACAACGGTGACGGCCGTCTGTCTATTGGAAGTCTACAGTTGTACGTAGAAGAAAGGTTACGAGACGCCCCACCAAG ATATTCACGAACGCCAGTAGCAGGCTCTGCAACGTACCCTGCCGTAGCATTTCTCAATGCTGGATTT ATCCACGACAGCAGTATTCCGCCTCCCCCCTACACGCCAGAAGACAAACCAGAAGAGAATCGAAACACAGTAAACCATATATGA
- the LOC110384031 gene encoding huntingtin-interacting protein K yields MADEEINGDTDDIQHDKDKTQKKTAKHDSGVADLEKVTDYAEEKEISSQDISGALSLIGDRRNKEAAERLEKEKELQKVSVKKDDIELIVKEMEISRTLAERTLREHRGDVVAALTTLTN; encoded by the exons ATGGCCGACGAAGAAATTAACGGGGATACTGATGATATCCAGCACGATAAAGATAAAACTCAGAAGAAGACTGCCAAACATGATAGTGGAGTAGCAGACTTAGAGAAAGTTACGGACTATGCCGAAGAGAAGGAGATATCCTCCCAGGACATATCTGGG GCCCTGTCATTAATAGGCGACAGGAGAAACAAGGAGGCTGCTGAGCGTCTAGAAAAGGAAAAGGAACTACAAAAAGTTTCAGTGAAAAAGGATGACATAGAATTAATT GTAAAAGAGATGGAGATTTCCAGAACATTAGCAGAAAGAACTCTAAGGGAACATCGGGGAGATGTGGTAGCAGCACTGACAACCCTCACAAACTAA